A window of Campylobacter cuniculorum DSM 23162 = LMG 24588 contains these coding sequences:
- the csrA gene encoding carbon storage regulator CsrA codes for MLILSRKENESIQIGDNIEIKIIQTTKGCAKIGIEAPKSLMILRKELITQIKDENLHSATQNDVKLEILSKKLKK; via the coding sequence ATGTTAATACTATCAAGAAAAGAAAATGAAAGCATACAAATCGGTGATAATATAGAGATTAAAATCATACAAACCACCAAAGGTTGTGCTAAAATCGGTATAGAAGCACCAAAATCTTTGATGATTTTAAGAAAAGAGCTTATCACTCAAATCAAAGATGAAAATTTGCATTCTGCAACTCAAAATGATGTTAAACTCGAAATTCTAAGTAAAAAGCTTAAAAAATGA
- the truB gene encoding tRNA pseudouridine(55) synthase TruB: MNRLFVAYKKVEMSSNAFLSSLKKRYKVKKAGYSGTLDPFAQGVLIIAFGQFTKLFRFLKKSPKIYRATFWFGVHSLSFDNKNIQSVVKLPIFDLDKLEKIKEELLGEITFTPPQFSAKRIQGKRAYEFAKKGEIISLKKCKMQIFYCKILHYMHPFLSLELCVSEGAYIRSYCEIFAQKLGIDATLSALERVQEGNFSYEDEKDLNVLEYLDLKENFLKDVSKLENGDKIELEELEFQEEGSYYIQNKNFFCIIDIKDNKVKYILNKVKKC, from the coding sequence ATGAATAGACTTTTTGTTGCTTATAAAAAAGTAGAAATGAGTTCAAATGCCTTTTTAAGCTCACTTAAAAAAAGATATAAGGTTAAAAAAGCTGGATATTCAGGCACACTTGATCCTTTTGCTCAAGGCGTTTTAATCATAGCTTTTGGACAATTTACCAAACTTTTTCGTTTTCTTAAAAAAAGTCCAAAAATTTATCGTGCCACATTTTGGTTTGGGGTTCATTCTTTAAGTTTTGATAATAAAAACATACAAAGTGTTGTGAAACTTCCTATTTTTGATTTAGATAAACTTGAAAAAATCAAAGAAGAGCTCTTAGGTGAAATCACTTTCACACCTCCGCAATTTAGTGCTAAGAGAATTCAAGGTAAAAGAGCTTATGAATTTGCTAAAAAAGGCGAAATAATTTCTTTAAAAAAATGCAAAATGCAAATTTTTTATTGTAAAATTTTGCATTATATGCATCCTTTCCTCAGTCTTGAACTTTGTGTGAGTGAAGGAGCTTATATACGCTCTTATTGTGAAATTTTTGCTCAAAAACTTGGCATTGATGCAACTTTGAGTGCCTTAGAACGTGTTCAAGAAGGAAATTTTAGCTACGAAGATGAAAAAGATTTAAATGTGTTAGAATATTTGGATCTAAAGGAAAATTTTCTTAAAGATGTAAGCAAACTTGAAAATGGCGATAAAATAGAGCTTGAAGAGCTTGAATTTCAAGAAGAGGGAAGTTATTATATACAAAATAAGAATTTTTTTTGTATCATTGATATTAAAGATAATAAAGTAAAATATATTCTTAATAAGGTTAAAAAATGTTAA
- a CDS encoding ATP-dependent helicase has product MNLFKGLNESQIEAVQHIDGAMLILAGAGSGKTKTITTRLAYLISEVGIPALNTLTLTFTNKAANEMKTRALNLIGNDSFYGNPLLCTFHKFGLLFLRLHIEKLGRKNDFNILDTSDTKKILKEIIDEKENASNILHYISHFKNHSKGVEEVFEDLNFFKNEPEKYKKFEKIALYYQNYQNYLLKYNFVDFDDLLMLSNTLLERDENFAKEQSEFYHYIMVDEYQDTNDLQHKILKNLCTAHENICVVGDDDQSIYSWRGAKIDNILNFQNEFKNVKLVKLEKNYRSTQTIIQAANELIKHNENRLGKELVCTKEQGDALEILQALDEKEEAKELVLRIKRLIQKGIKANKIAVLFRVNALSRSLEEVFNKEKIPYKLLSGMKFYERLEIKNILSYLRFLSNFNDDFSFKAIINYPKRGFGASTLEKLENYANKEKISLFEALCNLEGSGFFAKKLDKEIHGFIEHIKNLKECETLERLFDKLESEFKFKEYYKTQADGEDRIRNLDEFYAGMKDKIKNEHYENLNEILNELSLLSEQDGVSGECVYVMSIHASKGLEFDYVFIAGLEEGFFPLHSETSDIEEERRLAYVAITRAKKALCLSYADSRFYKGARTRLEKSRFLNESQKITEENEEYEKKQKFNKGDLIKHKIFGIGRIVDIQTEKEQMLHINFGGIKRIILASFVEKAL; this is encoded by the coding sequence ATGAATCTTTTTAAAGGACTCAATGAAAGTCAAATCGAGGCTGTGCAACATATCGATGGAGCTATGCTGATTTTAGCAGGTGCTGGAAGTGGAAAGACTAAAACCATTACGACCCGTCTTGCATATCTTATCAGTGAAGTGGGAATTCCAGCCCTTAATACCCTAACCTTAACTTTTACAAATAAAGCCGCAAATGAAATGAAAACAAGGGCTTTAAATCTTATAGGAAATGATTCTTTTTATGGAAATCCCTTGCTTTGCACTTTTCATAAATTTGGGCTTTTATTTTTAAGATTGCATATAGAAAAACTAGGACGCAAAAACGATTTTAATATACTCGATACGAGCGATACAAAAAAAATTTTAAAAGAAATCATCGACGAAAAAGAAAATGCTTCAAATATTCTTCACTATATTTCACATTTTAAGAATCATTCTAAGGGTGTTGAAGAGGTTTTTGAGGATTTGAATTTTTTTAAAAATGAGCCAGAAAAATATAAAAAATTTGAAAAAATTGCTTTATATTATCAAAATTATCAAAACTATCTCTTAAAATATAATTTTGTGGATTTTGACGATCTTTTGATGTTGAGTAATACTTTGCTTGAGAGGGATGAAAATTTTGCAAAGGAACAAAGTGAATTTTATCATTATATTATGGTTGATGAATATCAAGATACTAATGATTTACAACATAAAATTCTTAAAAATCTTTGCACAGCACATGAAAACATTTGCGTTGTAGGAGATGATGATCAAAGCATTTATAGTTGGCGTGGAGCAAAGATTGATAATATCTTAAATTTTCAAAATGAATTTAAAAATGTCAAACTTGTCAAACTTGAAAAAAATTATCGCTCCACACAAACGATTATCCAAGCTGCAAATGAGCTTATAAAACACAATGAAAATAGACTCGGCAAGGAGCTTGTTTGCACGAAAGAGCAAGGCGATGCACTTGAAATTTTACAAGCTCTTGATGAAAAAGAAGAAGCCAAAGAACTTGTTTTAAGAATTAAAAGACTCATTCAAAAAGGAATTAAAGCCAATAAAATCGCTGTGCTTTTTCGAGTCAATGCTCTTTCGCGTTCTTTAGAAGAGGTCTTTAATAAAGAAAAAATTCCCTATAAGCTTTTAAGCGGAATGAAATTTTATGAGAGATTAGAAATTAAAAATATACTTTCTTATCTAAGATTTTTAAGCAATTTCAATGACGATTTTTCTTTTAAAGCCATCATCAATTATCCCAAAAGAGGCTTTGGTGCAAGTACCTTAGAAAAATTAGAAAATTATGCCAATAAAGAAAAAATTTCTTTGTTTGAAGCCCTTTGCAATCTTGAAGGAAGCGGTTTTTTTGCAAAAAAACTCGATAAAGAAATTCATGGATTCATCGAGCATATTAAAAATTTAAAAGAATGTGAGACTTTAGAAAGATTATTTGATAAATTAGAAAGTGAGTTTAAATTCAAAGAATATTACAAGACTCAAGCAGATGGAGAGGATAGAATTCGCAATCTTGATGAATTTTATGCGGGAATGAAGGATAAAATTAAAAATGAACATTATGAAAATTTGAATGAAATTCTTAATGAACTTTCGCTTTTAAGTGAACAAGATGGAGTCAGTGGAGAGTGCGTTTATGTGATGAGCATACATGCGAGTAAGGGTTTGGAATTTGATTATGTTTTTATTGCCGGACTTGAAGAAGGATTTTTTCCCCTTCATTCTGAAACAAGTGATATAGAAGAAGAAAGAAGACTTGCTTATGTTGCTATAACACGTGCAAAAAAGGCTCTTTGTTTGAGTTATGCGGATTCAAGATTTTATAAAGGTGCAAGAACAAGACTTGAAAAAAGTAGATTTTTAAATGAAAGTCAGAAAATCACAGAGGAAAATGAAGAATATGAAAAAAAACAAAAATTTAACAAAGGAGATTTAATCAAGCATAAAATTTTCGGTATCGGTAGAATTGTAGATATACAGACAGAAAAAGAACAAATGCTTCATATCAATTTTGGCGGAATCAAACGCATTATTTTAGCTTCTTTTGTAGAAAAAGCCCTATGA
- a CDS encoding M3 family oligoendopeptidase has translation MLEWDLSVLFKDEEALQTHTEKCKKDSLLFKQKFENQLCRLNADNFLNALKKFEQINLALNKILSYAYLIFAKDTSYGRIYAKYEEECKKIEENLLFFELEFCALDEDKALEFKNFCKEYGLFLENWLKRKTHQLSKAEERVMLYLSNTGSHAFARLFDENMSALKIPFEGKKLSEEEILSKLYDSDRKIRKKAAKNFTKVLEKNSNLLTFILNMIKTERKNICFLRNYENAEAPRHLSNQISQKSVDALINTTQKHFDLVEKFYKRKKQILGFNKLKDYDRYAPIGKEKKFSFEQSKDIILKSFKAFSPEFEKIAKEAFKKGWIDVYPKDKKQGGAFSHPATPDTHPFILLNFTEQRRDLFTLAHELGHTIHQKLSYQVSFLNQDTPLTTAEMASVFAEMLVFDYIKTKLEKDELIALYAAKIEDIFATLYRQINFTCFERRIHAHKDELSKEQINQIWIEESQKMFKDSICLSKNYSLWWSYIPHFIHSPFYCYAYGFAQLLVLALYGLYKSKKCENFKELYIKMLSLGGSVSPKELIAMFGFDYEDKDFWEIGIKEIAKLVDEFVHKEGKNA, from the coding sequence ATGTTGGAATGGGATTTAAGTGTTTTATTTAAGGATGAAGAAGCTTTGCAAACTCATACAGAAAAATGCAAAAAAGACTCTTTATTGTTTAAACAAAAATTTGAAAATCAACTTTGCCGTTTAAATGCTGATAATTTTTTAAATGCTCTTAAAAAATTTGAACAAATCAATTTAGCACTCAATAAAATCCTAAGCTATGCGTATCTAATCTTCGCCAAAGATACAAGTTACGGAAGAATTTACGCTAAATATGAAGAAGAATGCAAAAAAATTGAAGAAAATTTACTCTTTTTTGAGCTTGAATTTTGTGCTTTAGATGAAGATAAGGCTTTGGAATTTAAAAATTTTTGTAAAGAATATGGACTTTTTTTAGAAAATTGGCTCAAACGCAAAACACATCAGCTTAGTAAAGCAGAAGAAAGAGTCATGCTTTATCTCTCAAATACAGGCTCTCATGCTTTTGCCAGACTTTTTGATGAAAATATGAGTGCTTTAAAAATTCCTTTTGAAGGGAAAAAACTTAGTGAAGAAGAGATTTTGAGCAAACTTTATGATAGCGATCGAAAAATTCGCAAAAAGGCGGCTAAAAATTTTACTAAAGTTTTAGAAAAGAATTCAAATCTTTTAACTTTTATTCTCAATATGATTAAAACAGAAAGAAAAAATATTTGCTTTTTAAGAAACTATGAAAATGCTGAAGCACCAAGACATCTTAGCAATCAAATTTCACAAAAAAGTGTCGATGCACTCATCAATACCACGCAAAAACATTTTGATTTAGTGGAAAAATTTTATAAAAGAAAAAAGCAAATTTTAGGCTTTAATAAACTCAAAGATTACGATAGATACGCTCCTATCGGTAAAGAAAAGAAATTTAGTTTTGAACAAAGTAAGGATATTATTCTCAAAAGTTTTAAAGCCTTTTCGCCTGAATTTGAAAAAATTGCAAAAGAAGCCTTTAAAAAAGGTTGGATTGATGTGTATCCTAAAGATAAAAAACAAGGGGGAGCCTTTTCTCATCCTGCCACACCCGATACTCATCCTTTTATTTTGCTTAATTTTACCGAGCAAAGACGCGATCTCTTTACTCTAGCACATGAATTAGGACATACCATACATCAAAAACTTTCTTATCAAGTGAGCTTTTTAAATCAGGATACACCCCTAACCACAGCTGAAATGGCTTCTGTATTTGCTGAAATGCTCGTGTTTGATTATATTAAAACCAAGCTTGAAAAAGACGAACTTATAGCCCTTTATGCGGCAAAAATTGAAGATATTTTTGCAACCCTTTACAGACAAATCAATTTTACTTGTTTTGAAAGACGCATTCACGCCCATAAAGACGAGCTTAGTAAAGAACAAATCAATCAAATTTGGATAGAAGAATCTCAAAAAATGTTTAAAGATAGCATTTGCTTAAGTAAGAATTATTCTTTATGGTGGTCTTATATCCCTCATTTTATCCATTCTCCTTTTTATTGTTATGCCTATGGCTTTGCACAGCTTTTAGTTTTAGCTCTCTATGGACTTTATAAAAGTAAAAAATGTGAAAATTTCAAAGAGCTTTATATTAAAATGCTTTCTTTAGGAGGAAGTGTGAGTCCTAAAGAATTGATTGCGATGTTTGGCTTTGATTATGAGGATAAAGATTTTTGGGAGATTGGAATTAAAGAAATTGCAAAACTTGTTGATGAATTTGTTCATAAAGAGGGAAAAAATGCTTAA
- a CDS encoding aspartate carbamoyltransferase catalytic subunit — translation MRHLITTKDFNKDEILELFKDTKEFLDEKPRTLLEGKSVTTIFFENSTRTLSSFESAAQRLGAKVLRLDTSRSSLRKGETLYDTAMILDSMSPNAIIVRHAYSGVPHILAKHMHCPVLNGGDGKHAHPTQALLDLFTIWTHFKGKIKDKIILIVGDIKNSRVAASNIELLNRFGLKIILVAPPHFMPHSNLEKSYKLDDKLIDKADIIMSLRTQTERHNKSIYASLKDYANDFCIQSNLIKNKKLILLHPGPVNRNTDISDEMMSDKRTLVLQQVKNGVAIRMAVLKKLILEN, via the coding sequence ATGCGGCATCTTATCACGACAAAAGATTTCAATAAAGATGAAATTTTAGAGCTGTTTAAGGATACAAAAGAATTCTTAGATGAAAAGCCTAGAACTTTGCTTGAAGGCAAGAGTGTTACAACTATATTTTTTGAAAACTCAACCCGCACTCTTTCATCTTTTGAAAGTGCAGCTCAAAGGCTTGGAGCAAAGGTTTTAAGACTTGATACTTCAAGAAGCAGTTTAAGAAAAGGTGAAACGCTTTATGATACAGCTATGATTTTAGATTCTATGAGCCCAAATGCTATCATTGTAAGACATGCTTACTCTGGTGTGCCACATATCCTAGCTAAACACATGCATTGTCCGGTCTTAAATGGAGGAGATGGAAAACACGCTCATCCCACTCAAGCTTTACTTGATCTTTTTACAATTTGGACGCATTTTAAAGGAAAAATTAAAGATAAAATAATTCTCATTGTTGGAGATATTAAAAATTCTCGTGTTGCGGCTTCAAATATAGAGCTTTTAAATCGCTTTGGATTGAAAATCATCTTAGTTGCCCCACCTCATTTTATGCCCCATTCAAATTTAGAAAAATCTTACAAACTCGATGATAAACTTATCGATAAAGCTGATATTATTATGAGTTTAAGAACGCAAACTGAAAGGCATAATAAAAGCATTTACGCTTCTTTGAAGGATTATGCGAACGATTTTTGCATTCAATCAAATTTGATTAAAAATAAAAAACTGATTTTACTCCACCCAGGACCTGTTAATCGCAATACAGACATCAGCGATGAAATGATGAGTGATAAAAGAACTCTGGTTTTGCAACAAGTTAAAAATGGTGTTGCCATTAGAATGGCTGTTTTAAAGAAACTTATCCTAGAAAATTAA